The Streptomyces sp. NBC_00236 DNA window GTGAACACGGCGACCCGCAGGTCCGGCCCGTACGCCTTGGCGACGGACCGCACGAACGCCCAGCGGTCCGTGACACCGGCCAGGGGGTGCAGCGGCAGGTCGACGATGGCGTGCCCGTGGTCGTCCTCGATGAGCAGCACCCCGCGGTACCCGGCGAGGACCGCCCGCAGTTCGGCCGCGCGCCCGGCACCGATCGCCGCTCCGGTCGGATTCTGCGCCCGGTCGGTGATGACGACCGCACGCGCACCCGCCCCGAGCGCCGCGTCCAGGGCGTCCGGCAGCGGGCCGTCGTCGTCGACCGCCACGGGGACCGGGCGCATGCCCAGCGCCGGAACGAGATCCAGCAGGCCACCCCAGCCGGGGTCCTCGACCGCGACCGCGTCACCGGGCCTGAGGTGCGCGACCAGCACCCTTTCGATCGCGTCCAGCGAGCCGGAGGTGGCGATCACCGGCCCGGCGGGAACACCGTCCGCGTCGAACCCGGCGCGCGCGAGCGCGGCGAACTCCGGCTCCACGGACTCCTGCGCATACATCCCCGGCGCCCGTGCGTACGCCTCGGCGACCGAGGCGAAGGCCTCCCCCAGCGCGGGCAGCAGCGCCGGATCGGGGTTGCCCTCCCCCAGGTCCCGCACACCCGGCGGCGCCTCCACCCGCACCGACCCGCGTGCGGTGCTCGCCGGCCGCGGCCGGACCCTGCTGCCCCTGCGCCCGGCCGTCTCGATCACGCCGCGCTCCCGCAGGGTGCGGTAGGCGGCCGCCACCGTGTTGGGGTTCACCCTCAGCTGACCGGCCAACTCCCGCATGGGAGGCAGCACCTGCCCAGGCTTCAGCTCACCCGAACCGACTGCCCGCTCCACACTGGCGGCAATTTCCGATGCACGCCGCCCACTGATCCGATACTCTCCTAGCACAAAATTCAGTATGCACTAGTGCAATGGAGTACGCAATGCCGGAGACCGCACCCCAGCAGACCACGGCCCCGGACCCCGCGACCGCTTACGACGCGACCGGACGCACGGTCCCGACCCGTTCCCGGGAGCGGGCCTCCTACGACCGGGAACAGGTCCACTCGATACTCGACGAGGCGTACGTCTGTCACCTCGGCTTCGTACGGGACGGCGCGCCCGTCGTCCTTCCCACACTCTTCGGCCGGGTCGGCGAGCGCCTCTACGTACACGGCTCGACCGGCTCCCGTCCGCTGCGGGCGGCGGACGGGAGCGACGAGGGACTGGCCGTGTGTCTGACGGTGACGCATGTCGACGGGCTGGTGCTGGCCCGATCCGCCTTCCACCACTCGCTCAACTACCGTTCCGTGGTCGTCCACGGCACGGCGCACACGGTGACCGATCCCGAGGAGCGGCGCGTCGCCCTCGACGCGATCGTCGAGCAGGTCGTGCCCGGGCGGTCCAAGGACTCCCGGCCCGCGGACTCGAAGGAGCTGGCGGCGACCGCCGTGATCCGGCTGGACCTGCGGGAGGTCTCCGCCAAGATCCGGACCGGTGGCCCGAACGACGACGCACGCGATCTCGCGCTCCCCCACTGGGCCGGCGTCGTCCCGCTCGCGCCCGGCTACGCCACACCGGTTCCCGCGGACGATCTCGACCCCTCGATCGTCGTCCCGGAGTATCTGAACGCACTCTGACGGAGCCCCTTCGGGTGGCGGGGCCGTACGGCATCACATGGCCCCGCCACCCCGGTGGTTCACACGGGGACGGCCGCCTCCCGGCGGGCATTCGCCGCGCCACGCGTCTCGGCGACGGCCAGCCCGACCACCGCCGTGAGCAGCAGCAGCGTTCCGGCGACCGTGGCCTGCGTGAGCCGCTCGTGGAGCACGACGACGGCGATGGCCGCCGCGCTGACCGGTTCGAGCAGCATGATCACCGACACGGTTGCGGCCCGCACCACCGCGGCGCCCGCGAAGTACAGCGCGTAGGCGAGGGCGGTCGGGATCGCCGCGATGTACACGAGCAGGGTCACCACCTGCGCCATGTGCTCCGTGTGCGGGACGAGGCCCTCGCCGGCCGCCATCGGCAGCAGCGCGACGGCGGCGATCCCGAACGCCCAGGCACTGGTGGCGAGCGCGTCGCCGCCGCCACCGTCCCGCCCGAGCCGACGGGTGAGCAGGGTGATCGCGGCGTAGCCCGCTGCGGAGAGCAGGGCCAGCGCGATCCCGGCAGGCCGCACCGTGCCCGCATCTCCGCCGAGTACCAGTACGGCGAGACCGCTCAGCGCTCCGGCGACCGCGGCGAGTCCGCCGAGGCCGAGCCGCTCCCCCATGGTCAGCCGGGCACCGACCGCGATGAGGACGGGGCCCGCTCCGAGCGTGACGACGGTGCCGACCGCGAGGCCGGTGACCTGGACGGCGGCGAAGTACGCGGTCTGGAACACGGTGAGGCCGATACCGGTACCGACGATGCGCAGCAGTCGCCGGCGCCCGGACTCGGCAACGGCCGCGACCCGGCCGGGCCGCAGCGCGAGCGCGGCGAGCAGGAACAGTAGCCCGCCCGCACAGCGCCAGAACGACAGGGCGAGGGGGCCGAGGTCACTGGCCCCGAAGAGCAACGAGGCGGCGGCACCGGCCGTGCCCCAGGCCACTCCGGCGATGATCAGATAGCACAGGCTCCGCCCGACGGGCAGGCCGGAAGCAGGGTTCGACACGTGACTTCTCCAAGGAAGGACGGGGAGTTGGTCGCTCGGCTCCGCACGCGGGCAGCGACGAACCGCTCGGGGACTGCCCGAGCCCGGTCTTCGTCAGGAGTGGCTGCCCGCGCTAGGCGGCAGGCGGCGGAAGTACGGTCAAACGCATGATCGACACCTTAGAAGGCGGCCCGTCCGGCGGGCAACTCCCCCTCGGCCGCCGACCGCTCCCCGCCCGGCCCCGAGGCGACGGGCCCGGAGGGCGCCTTGGGCGTGGACGACTGCGCGATGAGGGCGCCGGTCAGTACGAGCGCACCGCCGATGAGCTGCGGCGCGGCCAGGTGCTCCCCGAGCAGCACCCACGCCAGCACGGTGGCGATGACGGCTTCCAGACAGGCGACGACACCCGCCACCGCCGGTGACAGCAGCCGCACCGAGATCACGCCGGTGACGTACGCGATGACGGTGGCGAGCAGCACGATCCACACGAGGAGCAGCCAGGCGGGGACGTCCGTGCCGTTCATCGCGGTGTCGCCGCCGAGCACGGACCAGTCCATGCCCCATGGGCGCGCCACCACGGTCAGGACGGCGGCTCCGATCAGCAGTCCATAGGCGATGACTCCGACCGGATGCGGCGGCTCGGCACCGTCCGCCGCGTCCGCGCTCCCCTGGTCGGAGAGGACGAAGTAGCCGACCTGGCAGCAGGCCGCGCCCAGCGCGAGCAGCAGTCCGAAGGCATCGAAGCTCAGCCCGGCCCACACCTCGACCACACAGGCCAGACCGCCGACCGCGAGGACGACGCCGACGGCGGCCGCCCGGGTCACCGGGCGGCGCTGGACGAAGCGCACCCAGCCGAGGACCAGCGCCGGCGCCAGGTACTCGACGAGCAGTGCGACACCGACCGGGATACGGGAGATGGCGGCGAAATAGCAGGCCTGGACGCCCGCGACGGCGAGGAGGCCGAATCCCAGCAGCAGCACGGGGCGGCTGCGGACCAGATCCCGGTGGCGCCAGGCCACGGGCAGCATGACGAGCGCGGCGCCCGCCACCCTGAGCCACACCACGTGGAGCGGGTCCAGGCCCGCCTCGATGAGCGGCTTGGCCGCCACTCCTGAACCACCGAACGCGAAGGCCGAGGCGAGGGCGAGTCCCAGGCCGGCGCTTCTTCCCTGAGACGCGTGCATCGGCACATCATGACAGCCGGCGTCAGGAGCGTCACCCCCGTGACGCCTGACTTGGGTAACACTCCGATGTCAATGGCGACCCTGACATGGCGGGGCCGGTCACGCCTGGCCGGACGCCTCCACGATGCGGTCCGCCAGCAGCGCCGGGTCGACCCCCGCCCGCTCCAGCACCTTGACCGCCCGGCTCTCCCGGTCGGCGGCCAGTGCGGCGAGCAGGTCGAGTCCGCCGGCCCGCCCGCGCCCGAGCGCCTGCGCCCTGCGGGCGGCGTCCGCCATGGCCGACGCCGCCGAGGGCGACCACCCTTCGGCGCCCGCGTCCGTCACCACGTGGGCCGCACCCGAGTCCTCCACCGCGCCCTGCCAGCGGAGCCCGTATCCGATGCTGCGCTGCACGAGGTAGCCGAGCACCCTGGCCAGCTGCGGGCCGCCGTCGAAGGCTGAACGGACCGTCTGGTCCGACTCGATGAGGGAATGCAGCAGATGAGCCGTGTCGATCTGCCGGTCTCCGTCACGCAGGGCACGCCTGCGCGCGCTCGTCACCACGGCGGCCAGCTCGTCGGTGAGTCCGGCGTCGTACTCAGCACGGTGGTTCGGTGCGGGCTGCTGAGGGATCCGCGGGGTCGGGTTCTGCACACTTCCACCCCATCAGCCCGTATCGGCCGCGGCGTCCCCGGAGAGTCCCATTGCCGCATCCCACCCGAGTTGGGCACAGAGGAGCGAGACCTCCTCCTTGCGGATGAGATCGCGCCTTTCCGGGGCCGGATTCCCGCAAACGGCGCGCGCCGCCTTGCCTCACGCTCCCGGGGCAACCGCAAGCCTCCCCGTACACGTCTCTCAGGTCGAACACCATGACGGCCACGGGAGGGGGCGCCGGAGGTGAGCTGGCTCGTCTCGCTGCCGGCACTCGACGGGCGCGAGTACGTCTACCGGGTGCACGCGCCGTCCGACGCGCTGCGCGCGGATCTGTTCTGGGCGGCGTTCCACTGCCACGACGACGGACCGCATCCACGCGCCTGCGACCGGTTCGACGCGGCCCTGATCTGGCGGACCGGAACCGATCCAGCAGATCTGACGCTTCATCAGTATTGAATGTTCTCACCGCTGCGGCTACGTTCCGCGACACCGTAACCCGTCGAGAAGGGGTGGTCGCATGGCCGAAGTCAGTGCAGAAGCGCGTATCGCAGCACCGGCCGGCAAGGTCTGGGCCCAGCTGACCGACTTCAGCACGTACGGGGAGTGGAACGCCACCCACACCAGCTTCCCCAAGGGCGGCCCGGCCGGCCTCGAACTGGCGGGCACGTACGAGGAGAACATGAAGCTGATGGGCTTCCCCGCCGAGGTGACCTGGACGGTGTCGGAGCTGGAGGACGGCCGGCTGCTGACCACCACGGGGAAGGGGCCGATGGGCGTCAACCTCAAGATGAGTTATGTGCTCACTCCGGACGGGGACGCCACCACGATCCGGATCGACGGCGAGTTCACCGGGGCGGCGGTCTCGCTGATGGCCGGCAAGCTGAAGGACTCGGCCACCGCGGCCCTCATCGAGTCACTGCGCAAACTGGACGGGCTGATCGTCGCCTGACCCCGCCCGGCACGGCCACCGCCCCACCCGTACACAGCGAAGGACCCCGTGGCAGCACCACGGGGTCCTTCGGCACACCTCTTGCCACCTCACTCACCGTGCGGCTCAGTGCTCGTCGGCGAGGA harbors:
- a CDS encoding Clp protease N-terminal domain-containing protein — protein: MQNPTPRIPQQPAPNHRAEYDAGLTDELAAVVTSARRRALRDGDRQIDTAHLLHSLIESDQTVRSAFDGGPQLARVLGYLVQRSIGYGLRWQGAVEDSGAAHVVTDAGAEGWSPSAASAMADAARRAQALGRGRAGGLDLLAALAADRESRAVKVLERAGVDPALLADRIVEASGQA
- a CDS encoding aminotransferase class I/II-fold pyridoxal phosphate-dependent enzyme, coding for MLGEYRISGRRASEIAASVERAVGSGELKPGQVLPPMRELAGQLRVNPNTVAAAYRTLRERGVIETAGRRGSRVRPRPASTARGSVRVEAPPGVRDLGEGNPDPALLPALGEAFASVAEAYARAPGMYAQESVEPEFAALARAGFDADGVPAGPVIATSGSLDAIERVLVAHLRPGDAVAVEDPGWGGLLDLVPALGMRPVPVAVDDDGPLPDALDAALGAGARAVVITDRAQNPTGAAIGAGRAAELRAVLAGYRGVLLIEDDHGHAIVDLPLHPLAGVTDRWAFVRSVAKAYGPDLRVAVFTGDAVTADRVSGRQRLGPGWVSRLLQRAVVHLWTTGAVDTREVALSYARRRDALVRALVDRGVEAHGRSGMNVWVPVSDETGAVARLLHAGWAVAPGARFRMTAPQGIRLTVSPLTDADIAPLADAVAAAASPADPLSYG
- a CDS encoding DMT family transporter; translation: MSNPASGLPVGRSLCYLIIAGVAWGTAGAAASLLFGASDLGPLALSFWRCAGGLLFLLAALALRPGRVAAVAESGRRRLLRIVGTGIGLTVFQTAYFAAVQVTGLAVGTVVTLGAGPVLIAVGARLTMGERLGLGGLAAVAGALSGLAVLVLGGDAGTVRPAGIALALLSAAGYAAITLLTRRLGRDGGGGDALATSAWAFGIAAVALLPMAAGEGLVPHTEHMAQVVTLLVYIAAIPTALAYALYFAGAAVVRAATVSVIMLLEPVSAAAIAVVVLHERLTQATVAGTLLLLTAVVGLAVAETRGAANARREAAVPV
- a CDS encoding pyridoxamine 5'-phosphate oxidase family protein, which translates into the protein MPETAPQQTTAPDPATAYDATGRTVPTRSRERASYDREQVHSILDEAYVCHLGFVRDGAPVVLPTLFGRVGERLYVHGSTGSRPLRAADGSDEGLAVCLTVTHVDGLVLARSAFHHSLNYRSVVVHGTAHTVTDPEERRVALDAIVEQVVPGRSKDSRPADSKELAATAVIRLDLREVSAKIRTGGPNDDARDLALPHWAGVVPLAPGYATPVPADDLDPSIVVPEYLNAL
- a CDS encoding EamA family transporter; amino-acid sequence: MHASQGRSAGLGLALASAFAFGGSGVAAKPLIEAGLDPLHVVWLRVAGAALVMLPVAWRHRDLVRSRPVLLLGFGLLAVAGVQACYFAAISRIPVGVALLVEYLAPALVLGWVRFVQRRPVTRAAAVGVVLAVGGLACVVEVWAGLSFDAFGLLLALGAACCQVGYFVLSDQGSADAADGAEPPHPVGVIAYGLLIGAAVLTVVARPWGMDWSVLGGDTAMNGTDVPAWLLLVWIVLLATVIAYVTGVISVRLLSPAVAGVVACLEAVIATVLAWVLLGEHLAAPQLIGGALVLTGALIAQSSTPKAPSGPVASGPGGERSAAEGELPAGRAAF
- a CDS encoding type II toxin-antitoxin system Rv0910 family toxin, which gives rise to MAEVSAEARIAAPAGKVWAQLTDFSTYGEWNATHTSFPKGGPAGLELAGTYEENMKLMGFPAEVTWTVSELEDGRLLTTTGKGPMGVNLKMSYVLTPDGDATTIRIDGEFTGAAVSLMAGKLKDSATAALIESLRKLDGLIVA